ATTCAGCACCAGAGATCCCGAATTGGAAGTTTAGAGCGTTAAAACCCGCCTCCCAATAACATAAACTTTGCTATAAGAATGCATGACCTGAATTTTGATAGAGATAATATCAAATTTTATCCAGTCCTTCATGAAGCTTACCCCTGATAAAATTGACCTCAAATTTGTCTATGACCATTATCATGAAGAATCTCACGATGATATCTTGAACGGAATTTTCATCTTCTTGGATAATTTTCTGGGAGAAGAAACAATGATTCAATGCATTGATAAAATTGATGTTATTGGTCCACAAAAATGTTCATGAAGAACTAATCTCATTAGATAAATTAAAAGATTACCTAATTTGGAGAGAAAAAGAATTTGTCGAAAAGTACCAAGATGTACGACATGATCCAAGTAATGATAACTTCGCTGCTTTTGAAGGCACCGTTGAAGGTAACAAAACTATATTATCCACTTTTAATACCTCAATCCTAGATTGGGAATTTAAAGCTTCTCACCCATGGATTTTGGTAATTATGATTCACTACCAACCCGAGAATGATAATGGATTCCCTAGTAGTGAAACCTACAATAGCATCGCAAAAATTAGAAGATGATATAGAAGAACAACTCCCTGGCCGAAAAAGGTTATATTTTCTTAGGTTCTGAAACCATTGATGGCCTTAGGGAAAACTTTCATTGCTTGTAGAGAATTTAGAGATGCAACACAAATCATTGATCAATTGCAGACTAAATATAGCCAAGAATTGATCATGAATTTCGAATTCTACAAAGACAAATATTGGCAATCCTTTGAAAGATATCAGATCGATTAATCCAATTAACAAGTGATGAATGATTTTTTAATACGACCTTACGAATTTGGAAGATCTTCAATCCATCCTCGAGGTTTTTTGAATCAAATGTACCATATTACTTTGCCCCCTGAGGAAGCTGAAGATCTCAAACATTATCTGGAAAATGAAATAGAGGATTATTTTCGTCATCCTTCAGGATGGAAAAATCATTGGAGCAGGTGGAATAAATTATGATAATGATTTAATTACTGCTCGATTAAGCTGGGATTTTATGGATAAGAATATTCAAAAGAAAGGTGTTGGATCCGCCCCTTACACAATATCGAATAAAGCATATCTTAAATCAAAAACATATCTTGAAATTAATAGTACGAACTTCTCAATTTGCTGATGGATTTTACAAAAAAACAAGGATTTAAAGAGGTGAATCGAATCAAGGATTATTGGTCTAAAGGTTATGATATGGTTTTAATGGAATATCAGGGAGTGTAACAAAAGATACACAGGAAAAAAAATTTAATTTTCAATTTTGTGTTATTCTTCGAAAGATAAGAGTAACACACTTCTAAAGGAAATCACTGCGATGGAAACATCACTCGATCAAAACTTCTGGAACCAGCGTTGGAAGAACCAACAAACTGGTTTGGGATATAGGCTATGCTTCTACTCCCCATTGTTACTTTTTATGGAAAAGTATCCAAATAAAGATGCTCGAATTCTGATACCAGGTTGCGGAAATGCTTACGAAGCTGCCTATCTCTTGGAGAATGGATTTACGAATCTGACATTAATTGACATAGCTCCTATCGCTATTCAGAATGTGAAAGAAAAGTTTAAAAATAATCCACATATCAACATCGTTCATGGTGATTTTTTTGAACATAAAGGTGAGTATGATCTATTGATTGAACAAACCTTCTTTTGTGCATTGGAACCCAAATTACGCTCTGATTATGTCAGCCAAGCAAGTTCGTTACTTGCCGACGGCGGTGAAATTATGGGATTGTTGTTCGGAAAAGAATTTGAGAATCAGGGACCACCATTTGGAGGATCCATTGACGAGTACAATTTATTATTTGACAAACTTTTTGTGATCGAGATAATGGAACCATGCTACAATAGCATCGCTCCCAGGGAAGGGTCTGAATTATTTATAAAATTAAGAAAGATAAATTGAAATGATTAAGCATTATTTAGCTCAATGGAATATCATGCGCTTATTGCGTTTAATTATGGGAATAATAATAATTGTCCAAGGTGTTAAGGCAGAAATGTGGTTGATCGTTGCTCTCGGGATTTTATTTTCAATCATGCCCTTATTCAATATGGGTTGCTCGGCAAATGGATCTTGCCAGGTTCAACCTAAAGGTAGAAAAGATTAATTTCTGCTTTTTTAAAACTAGATAGGTATAATTAATAATAGTTAGTGAAGAATGGCTCAAGTCCTCAACTTGGGCCTTCTTGTTTTTTGAATTGTCATAATTACTTCTTTAATAGCATTATTTTAGATTTAATAGAACATTTTCTATAGTTTTGTGGTTAGCATTTATGATGAGATTTATCTATATATTATGTTTTCACCTTTCTAGCTATGGTCAGTCCAAAGCTAGGTGTGGCATGTTCAGAGCATCAAGAGCTTCCGGCAGAAACATCATGTCATAAAGAACATCATTCTGAAGATCCACATAGTTGCTGTAATGAAGATTTCAAAGATCAATCACATGAAGGGAGCGATTCATGTGGAGAATCTAGTAACTGTAATTGCCCAA
The Sphingobacterium daejeonense genome window above contains:
- a CDS encoding DUF695 domain-containing protein is translated as MVHKNVHEELISLDKLKDYLIWREKEFVEKYQDVRHDPSNDNFAAFEGTVEGNKTILSTFNTSILDWEFKASHPWILVIMIHYQPENDNGFPSSETYNSIAKIRR
- a CDS encoding methyltransferase domain-containing protein, producing METSLDQNFWNQRWKNQQTGLGYRLCFYSPLLLFMEKYPNKDARILIPGCGNAYEAAYLLENGFTNLTLIDIAPIAIQNVKEKFKNNPHINIVHGDFFEHKGEYDLLIEQTFFCALEPKLRSDYVSQASSLLADGGEIMGLLFGKEFENQGPPFGGSIDEYNLLFDKLFVIEIMEPCYNSIAPREGSELFIKLRKIN